A window of the Arachis duranensis cultivar V14167 chromosome 5, aradu.V14167.gnm2.J7QH, whole genome shotgun sequence genome harbors these coding sequences:
- the LOC107487279 gene encoding uncharacterized protein LOC107487279, translated as MADNQRAVTPTMDAQSIATFLNQIAVFQAQMAKTHINPMQDPTSQYYIHPSENAGTPFIPIVLTPNNYGPWSRAMFVSWNNVASDLWRDLKHRYYQGDKYKIAKLQKDLFAMKQGGLDITSYYTKMKSIWEDLRNFRPIPHCRDCDLICSCGLEVIRQYRREDYTTRLLRGLNDQYSSVRLQLMLMNPMPDLDTAFSMLSQQERQFGEAPESKVFFNRAATEYPSFEDKSKGKGRGKGRGRGKGNRPQCTFCDRTGHTAGKVTDELGQSNLSTTCQKEASEALKLDLTQFQKEAILKLLQGQDAQSQPHTAPQVIDTGATDHVSFDLNDFESHHPIPPIIVRMPDGTQTVSNIIGTIRFSNQLHIANILFIPIFDFKLISVSKLTKNLKCQMLINDSLCEIQDQATLKRIGVAKCTDGLYTMDSKPIVGTSAFIDSKLSHNSVVVATATLGNSATIVNKVDALWHSRLGHVPQHISCGHLGPVSTPSFNGKKYVQTQFGKTVKCFRSDNGPEFALKSFYASNGILHHTSCVESPQQNGIVERKHQHILGTVRALIFHSSLPKCFWTYAVKHVVHLINIQPSHFLKNKVPFEIIFGTLANLSNLKIFGCLAYASTMVHGRTKLDPRARRCIFLGFREGTKGYILFDLNSKNIFTSRNVIFYEDFFSYNKIKNSALKQVDSTPKTHHHAHHLDSLDNTDHFWCPPTINEEHANTTTYNHVASSISFSPPQLKEDTAMHSSSHTLENNSTLHTLENNPPFIETRKSTRIRTMPTHLKDYHCDIPGAKSTVNTVCRYPISQYMSYEALSPKYNALSLAIVKNVVPRTYEKTAVHPCWKEAINSELERR; from the exons ATGGCTGATAATCAGAGAGCGGTTACTCCTACAATGGACGCACAATCTATTGCAACCTTTTTGAATCAAATTGCGGTGTTTCAGGCTCAGATGGCGAAAACTCACATCAATCCGATGCAAGATCCAACAAGTCAGTATTACATTCACCCGAGCGAAAACGCTGGTACGCCTTTTATTCCAATTGTTCTTACTCCTAATAATTACGGTCCATGGAGTAGAGCAATGTT TGTAAGTTGGAACAACGTCGCTTCTGATCTGTGGAGAGATTTGAAGCATCGATACTATCAAGGTGACAAATACAAAATAGCTAAATTGCAAAAAGATTTGTTTGCCATGAAGCAAGGAGGCCTAGACATTACCTCTTACTATACGAAAATGAAGTCAATTTGGGAGGATCTTAGAAATTTCAGGCCAATTCCTCATTGCCGTGACTGCGATCTGATATGTTCCTGTGGATTGGAAGTAATACGCCAGTACAGACGTGAGGATTATACCACACGACTATTGCGAGGGCTCAATGACCAATACTCTTCAGTGCGGTTGCAATTGATGCTGATGAATCCTATGCCCGATTTGGATACGGCTTTCTCCATGCTGAGTCAACAAGAGCGGCAATTTGGGGAAGCACCAGAATCTAAGGTGTTCTTCAACAGAGCTGCCACAGAGTATCCATCATTTGAAGACAAAAGCAAAGGGAAAGGTAGAGGGAAAGGCAGAGGTCGTGGTAAGGGTAATCGGCCTCAATGCACCTTTTGTGATCGCACCGGCCATACT GCTGGGAAGGTTACTGATGAACTCGGCCAAAGCAATCTAAGCACTACTTGTCAGAAGGAAGCTAGTGAAGCATTAAAACTTGACCTCACTCAATTCCAAAAGGAAGCTATACTCAAGCTCCTTCAGGGTCAGGATGCTCAGTCACAACCTCATACTGCACCTCAG GTCATTGACACAGGGGCAACTGATCATGTGAGTTTTGATCTTAATGATTTTGAGTCACACCATCCCATTCCCCCTATAATTGTTAGAATGCCGGATGGTACTCAAACAGTTAGTAACATCATTGGTACCATCCGCTTCTCTAATCAATTACACATTGCAAACATACtttttattcctatttttgacTTCAAACTGATTTCTGTGTCAAAACTgaccaaaaatttaaaatgtcaaATGCTTATTAATGATTCACTCTGTGAGATCCAAGACCAAGCTACTTTGAAGAGGATTGGAGTAGCTAAATGCACTGATGGCTTATATACAATGGATAGCAAACCAATTGTTGGCACTTCTGCATTTATAGATAGCAAATTGTCTCATAATTCTGTGGTTGTAGCTACTGCCACTTTGGGCAACTCTGCTACTATAGTCAATAAAGTGGATGCACTTTGGCATTCACGGTTAGGTCATGTTCCACAACACAT TTCATGTGGACATTTGGGACCCGTTTCAACTCCTTCCTTTAATGGCAAAAA ATATGTACAAACTCAATTTGGTAAAACTGTTAAATGCTTCCGCTCTGACAATGGCCCTGAATTTGCTTTGAAATCCTTTTATGCCTCCAATGGTATTTTGCACCACACGTCTTGCGTGGAGAGCCCACAGCAAAATGGCATTGTAGAACGCAAACACCAACACATACTAGGAACTGTACGGGCCTTGATTTTTCACTCTTCCTTGCCAAAATGCTTTTGGACATATGCTGTTAAACATGTAGTCCACTTGATTAATATTCAACCTAgtcattttcttaaaaataaagtaCCTTTTGAAATCATCTTTGGAACTTTGGCAAATTTATCCAATTTAAAGATCTTTGGGTGCTTGGCTTATGCCTCTACTATGGTTCATGGCAGAACCAAGCTGGATCCTCGGGCCCGTAGATGCATATTCTTGGGTTTCAGGGAGGGTACCAAGGGTTATATCCTGTTTGATTTGAACTCCAAGAATATCTTCACCTCTAGGAATGTTATATTCTATGAGGATTTTTTTTcatacaataaaattaaaaattctgcATTAAAACAAGTAGATTCAACACCCAAAACTCATCACCATGCACATCACCTTGATTCCTTAGATAACACAGATCACTTTTGGTGTCCGCCTACCATAAATGAAGAGCATGCCAACACCACCACTTACAATCATGTTGCATCATCTATATCATTTTCACCCCCTCAGCTAAAAGAGGATACTgccatgcattcatcatctcaTACATTAGAAAATAATTCCACATTGCATACATTAGAAAATAATCCACCTTTCATTGAAACAAGAAAGTCAACCCGAATTAGGACAATGCCAACACACTTAAAGGACTATCATTGTGACATTCCTGGTGCAAAGTCTACGGTTAATACTGTTTGCAGGTATCCTATCTCACAGTACATGTCATATGAGGCACTAAGTCCAAAATACAATGCCCTTTCTTTAGCCATTGTCAAAAATGTTGTGCCGCGCACCTATGAGAAAACTGCTGTTCATCCTTGCTGGAAGGAAGCCATTAACAGTGAACTTGAGAGGCGTTGA